The proteins below come from a single Papaver somniferum cultivar HN1 chromosome 11, ASM357369v1, whole genome shotgun sequence genomic window:
- the LOC113323785 gene encoding F-box protein At5g07610-like, whose product MASSSSNSRTCSSLTVTDDILLEIFTYLPLNSICKFKCLSKVWLSNLSSPNFIIKWFLINNKSLPWIHYHTIDDEDDYENPLKFKMAYPELHSGFIPRRHHGFSFEFLINEKPFQGLDKVYLLGSSNGLVLCYSYSFDDQDKRYHVCNPLTQKWVSLPSPPCSPARRSDVSGIFCEHSSLLESCFKVVRIRGFLKPSTKKLNVDIFSSDLGVWESFEVSSDENVAQGDPDIHNAVILNSVLFWIEGSSRMLVYNLNQIKGSDAHQCSLINFPDMEFGDDVFGFFDSRIGESEGLVCYAKTRVTARGMTVSIWVLDEVNWQVLHNHISLDDIVAEVRSRTGDL is encoded by the coding sequence atggcttcttcttcttcaaattctcGCACTTGTTCATCATTAACGGTAACAGATGACATCTTGCTCGAGATCTTTACTTATCTTCCTCTGAATTCAATCTGTAAGTTCAAATGTTTATCAAAGGTATGGTTATCTAACCTCTCAAGCCCTAATTTCATTATCAAATGGTTTCTAATCAATAACAAGTCTCTCCCATGGATACACTACCATACAATTGACGATGAGGATGATTATGAAAACCCTTTGAAATTCAAGATGGCATATCCTGAATTACATTCAGGGTTTATACCTAGACGACATCATGGCTTTTCTTTTGAGTTTCTTATAAATGAGAAACCATTTCAAGGTTTAGATAAAGTGTACCTCTTAGGTTCTAGCAATGGTTTGGTGCTTTGTTATTCATATAGTTTCGATGATCAGGATAAGAGATATCATGTTTGTAATCCACTCACTCAGAAATGGGTTTCACTTCCTTCACCACCGTGTTCCCCAGCTAGAAGATCTGATGTTAGTGGTATATTTTGTGAGCATTCATCATTGTTGGAAAGTTGTTTTAAGGTTGTACGCATCCGTGGTTTTCTTAAGCCTTCTACGAAGAAATTAAATGTTGATATTTTTTCTTCAGATTTGGGTGTATGGGAAAGTTTTGAAGTTTCTTCTGATGAAAATGTTGCGCAGGGGGATCCTGATATTCACAATGCTGTTATCCTTAATTCTGTTTTGTTTTGGATTGAAGGGTCAAGTAGAATGTTAGTTTACAATCTCAATCAGATCAAAGGAAGTGATGCACATCAATGTAGTTTGATTAATTTTCCAGATATGGAGTTTGGTGATGATGTGTTTGGTTTCTTTGATAGTCGCATTGGGGAGTCAGAAGGCTTGGTCTGTTACGCGAAAACTAGAGTTACAGCAAGAGGAATGACTGTGAGCATTTGGGTGCTCGATGAGGTCAACTGGCAAGTATTGCACAATCATATTTCATTAGACGACATCGTAGCAGAAGTGCGTTCTCGGACAGGTGATTTGTAA